One stretch of Lucilia cuprina isolate Lc7/37 chromosome 6, ASM2204524v1, whole genome shotgun sequence DNA includes these proteins:
- the LOC111679417 gene encoding odorant receptor 67d-like — translation MRELQMINYVDVIVKGDVYVLLKTTSVVGTAVQGYIKLVNVVKKEKTFRFMYKEILNMYETCEIKSLSYTKWLKYNILLVKKLQLATFIPVLFVSVGVTAVSFYKWIFENKHLDVLPFTWPFVDSSTESGYYITLAGHLVCVVFGALGNFANDSVLFIYVSHVTLVKNILQCKFDDLDEILKEFPKDPEKSEEPLKDIFKWHQKYLFFCTTIKDTFFWVFFVQVGSECVGIVCTIVCMFMGIWPQAPVYLLYLYSLLISYCSLGNLVEISNDDVIDMIYNSCWYYLTVPEQKMILIMLRESQQATGISIGGVAPLSLNTALQVTKTIYTITMMLKESLN, via the exons atgcGTGAATTGCAaatgat TAACTATGTCGATGTTATTGTCAAGGGTGATGTGTACGTTCTTTTAAAAACCACTTCAGTGGTTGGCACTGCAGTTCag GGCTATATCAAACTTGTAAATGTTgtcaaaaaggaaaaaacatttCGCTTTATGTACAAGGAAATTCTAAATATGTACGAAACGTGTGAGATAAAATCATTGTCATATACAAAATggttaaaatacaatattttattggtTAAGAAACTACAACTTGCCACATTTATACCAGTGCTTTTTGTATCTGTGGGTGTAACTGCTGTTTCTTTCTATAAATGGATTTTCGAGAATAAACATCTTGACGTTTTGCCATTCACTTGGCCTTTCGTAGACAGCTCTACGGAATCGGGTTATTATATAACTCTAGCTGGTCATTTAGTTTGTGTGGTTTTTGGTGCATTAGGCAATTTTGCCAATGATTCAGTTCTATTTATATACGTTTCTCATGTGACACTGGTAAAGAATATTCTACAATGTAAATTTGATGATTTGGATGAAATCTTAAAGGAATTTCCCAAAGATCCAGAAAAATCTGAAGAACCTCTAAAAGATATATTCAAATGGCAtcagaaatatttatt TTTCTGTACAACTATAAAGGATACATTTTTCTGGGTGTTCTTCGTTCAAGTGGGTTCTGAATGTGTGGGTATTGTCTGCACTATTGTATGCATGTTTATGGGTATATGGCCACAAGCACCAGTATATTTACTCTATTTATATTCCCTACTAATTTCATATTGCTCTTTGGGTAACTTAGTCGAAATATCG AACGATGATGTTATTGATATGATCTATAATTCTTGTTGGTATTATTTGACTGTACCGGaacagaaaatgattttaattatgTTGCGAGAATCTCAACAAGCAACTGGCATTTCAATTGGAGGTGTTGCACCTTTATCGCTAAATACAGCTTTGCAAGTTACAAAAACCATTTATACCATAACGATGATGTTAAAGGAGTCTCTCAACTGA
- the LOC124420520 gene encoding male accessory gland serine protease inhibitor-like, with the protein MKLFQHLCLILLALVTGGSSQRCRNSPRVSICTGPRNIGRICRGCLPSNMWYYDGRQCREMRFLGAGGNSNRWCTRAICEQRCRR; encoded by the exons atgaaattatttcagCATTTATGTCTAATTCTGCTTGCATTGGTGACTGGCGGTTCGTCTCAAAGATGTAGAAATAGTCCAC GTGTCTCCATCTGTACTGGTCCACGTAATATCGGTCGTATCTGTCGTGGTTGTTTACCCAGTAACATGTGGTATTATGATGGTAGGCAATGTCGTGAAATGCGCTTTTTGGGTGCTGGTGGGAATAGTAATCGTTGGTGTACGAGGGCTATATGTGAGCAGAGATGCCGTCGTTAA
- the LOC124420516 gene encoding kappaPI-actitoxin-Avd3c-like → MKLLYILSFLLLALVACCSAQNCRGTPANPSCVGGRNVGRGRGRRCRPQNVWYYDARTRRCQRMRYLGCRGNNNRWCNQAICEQRCRRP, encoded by the exons atgaaattgttatatattttgtcttttttactACTCGCTTTGGTAGCTTGTTGCTCGGCTCAAAATTGTAGAGGAACTCCTG ctAATCCTTCGTGCGTTGGAGGTCGCAATGTAGGTCGTGGTCGTGGACGCCGCTGTAGACCCCAAAATGTTTGGTATTACGATGCTCGAACCAGACGTTGTCAACGCATGCGCTATTTGGGCTGTCGGGGTAATAACAATCGTTGGTGCAATCAAGCCATTTGTGAACAGAGATGTCGTCGCCCTTAA
- the LOC124420518 gene encoding male accessory gland serine protease inhibitor-like — protein sequence MKLTLILSLLVIALVACTSACRGSPRSPSCIGERNTGRTCRGCRRSIMWWYDPRTNQCRLLPYLGSGGNNNRWCTRSICNQRCRR from the exons atgaaATTAACACTAATTTTGTCTCTACTTGTAATAGCATTGGTAGCTTGCACCTCGGCTTGTCGTGGAAGTCCAC gtaGTCCCTCTTGTATAGGTGAACGTAATACCGGACGTACTTGTCGTGGCTGTAGAAGAAGTATAATGTGGTGGTATGACCCGCGTACTAATCAATGTCGTCTTTTACCATATTTGGGTTCGGGGGGTAATAACAATCGTTGGTGCACCCGGTCAATTTGTAATCAGAGGTGTCGccgttaa
- the LOC124420517 gene encoding major allergen Ani s 1-like, translating to MKFIHILSLLLVALVACTMAQNCPGSPRNPSCNGQRNIGNRCRRCRRSVMWWYDSRSNQCRDILYLGSRGNDNRWCSKEICEQRCRRR from the exons atgaaatttattcatattttatcGCTACTCCTGGTAGCTTTGGTAGCTTGTACGATGGCCCAAAATTGTCCTGGTAGTCCAC gtaATCCCTCGTGCAATGGTCAACGTAATATTGGAAACCGTTGTCGTCGCTGTAGGCGATCTGTAATGTGGTGGTATGATTCTCGTTCTAACCAATGTCGTGATATACTCTATTTGGGTTCTCGCGGTAATGACAATCGCTGGTGTTCAAAGGAAATTTGTGAACAGAGATGTCGCCGTCGTTAA
- the LOC111679418 gene encoding odorant receptor 67d-like — protein MSNKYSQQFKNLFNFSRNFARFCGCDIISDNYKKDWKTLVVFLVINIALGSILYSNYVDVIVKGDVYVLLKTTSVIGTAVQGYTKLVNVVNKEQKFRFMYKEILDMYESFEINSLSYTKWLKYNILLVKKLQLVTFIPVLLVSCGLTAVPLYKWIFDNTRLDVLPFDWPFVDSSTELGYYITLAGHLNILQCKFDDLDEILKEFPKDPEKSEEPLKDIFKWHQKYLLMITVIIIPLQNDDVIDMIYNSCWYYLSIPEQKMILTMLRESQQATGISIGGVAPLSLNTTLQITKTLYTITMMLKKSLN, from the exons ATGTCAAATAAATATTCTcaacaatttaagaatttatttaatttttctcgaAATTTTGCCCGTTTTTGTGGATGTGACATTATAAGtgataattataaaaaagattgGAAAACTTTAGTAGTATTTCTTGTTATAAATATTGCACTGGGAAGTATCTTATACAGTAACTATGTCGATGTTATTGTCAAGGGTGATGTGTACGTTCTTTTAAAAACCACTTCAGTGATTGGTACTGCAGTTCag GGCTACACCAAACTTGTTAATGTTGTCAATAAGGAACAAAAATTTCGCTTTATGTACAAGGAAATCCTGGACATGTATGAATCATTCGAAATAAATTCATTGTCATATACAAAATggttaaaatacaatattttattggtTAAAAAACTACAACTTGTTACATTCATACCAGTGTTGTTGGTATCTTGTGGTCTTACTGCCGTTCCTCTCTATAAGTGGATTTTCGATAATACACGTCTTGATGTTTTGCCATTCGATTGGCCTTTCGTAGACAGCTCTACGGAACTGGGTTATTATATAACTCTAGCTGGCCATTTA AATATTCTACAATGTAAATTTGATGATTTGGATGAAATCTTAAAGGAATTTCCCAAAGATCCAGAAAAATCTGAAGAACCTCTAAAAGATATATTCAAATGGCAtcagaaatatttatt AATGATAACTGTTATTATTATTCCCTTACAGAACGATGATGTTATTGATATGATCTATAATTCGTGTTGGTATTATTTGTCAATACCAgaacaaaaaatgattttaactaTGCTACGAGAATCCCAACAAGCAACTGGTATTTCAATTGGAGGTGTTGCACCTTTATCGCTCAATACAACTTTGCAAATTACAAAAACCTTATATACCATAACGATGATGTTAAAGAAGTCTCTCAACTGA